The proteins below come from a single Streptomyces sp. M92 genomic window:
- a CDS encoding YrhK family protein, with translation MLTRLERYLLQDFPFLHLVIGGFGNTTFLVGSVFFLFPSLERIALWLFVLGSLGMLVGTIGEAFVRHERRSRQQATTSHGQ, from the coding sequence TTGCTGACCCGACTCGAACGGTACCTGCTTCAGGACTTCCCGTTCCTCCACTTGGTCATTGGCGGCTTCGGCAACACGACATTCCTTGTCGGCAGTGTGTTCTTCCTCTTTCCCAGCCTGGAACGAATCGCTCTGTGGCTGTTTGTGCTCGGCTCGCTCGGCATGCTCGTGGGCACCATCGGTGAGGCGTTCGTCCGGCACGAGCGCCGGTCACGGCAGCAGGCCACCACCTCGCACGGGCAGTAG
- a CDS encoding copper chaperone PCu(A)C, translated as MSVLFAARGRYVLAATALAVALTASGCGGDDDFSLPDWEAPGQNGRVGDIMIRYAHVAEPQGEPWQPGDDVPAYVWLYNKGGEDDKLVGASTPNAASVDIVSSDGKPLPGGVELPANKLVELESGKSHLVLRDVRRQIRGGDFMQFTMRFEDAGTATFNIQSQVPVYDGSTSPTG; from the coding sequence ATGTCAGTTCTCTTCGCGGCGCGCGGCCGGTACGTCCTTGCGGCGACCGCTCTTGCCGTCGCGTTGACCGCGAGCGGATGCGGCGGGGATGACGACTTCTCGCTCCCGGACTGGGAGGCGCCGGGCCAGAACGGCCGTGTCGGCGACATCATGATCCGCTACGCACACGTGGCGGAGCCGCAAGGCGAACCGTGGCAGCCGGGAGACGACGTCCCCGCGTATGTCTGGCTCTACAACAAGGGCGGCGAGGACGACAAGCTGGTGGGCGCCAGCACGCCGAACGCAGCCTCGGTGGACATCGTCAGCTCAGACGGGAAACCGCTGCCCGGCGGGGTGGAACTGCCGGCGAACAAGCTCGTAGAGCTGGAGTCGGGCAAGAGCCACCTGGTGCTGCGCGACGTGCGTCGGCAGATCAGAGGAGGCGACTTCATGCAGTTCACCATGCGCTTCGAAGACGCCGGGACAGCTACCTTCAACATCCAGTCGCAAGTTCCCGTCTACGACGGAAGCACATCCCCGACCGGATAA
- a CDS encoding transposase, with the protein MGAGAKHRLVFVDRLLATLVHLRHATTHDVLACWFGVDRSTITRAIGEVRPLLAERGCTVSQGVRLRTLAEVIDHLGTSEKTGIIDGTEIRVRRPAAGHKDRDKFISGKNKQNAVKTMVVTDGDGRLLFCSPIKPGSCADITHARQSGLVRLLADGPAVEILADAGYQGLGAQTGGRVITPPHRKFKKNAPDWYEEMYERQRKAHSSRRIRVEHGIAHLKNWRALARHLGRREHMSDTVQAIAGLLSHQQTADLNLTRQM; encoded by the coding sequence GTGGGCGCCGGAGCGAAGCACCGGTTGGTGTTCGTCGACCGGCTTCTGGCCACGCTCGTGCACCTCCGGCATGCCACCACGCACGACGTGCTCGCCTGCTGGTTCGGTGTCGACCGCTCCACCATCACTCGTGCCATCGGCGAGGTTCGACCCCTGCTCGCCGAGCGAGGGTGTACCGTCAGCCAGGGTGTGCGGCTGCGGACCCTGGCCGAGGTCATCGACCACCTCGGAACCAGTGAGAAGACCGGCATCATCGACGGCACCGAGATTCGGGTCCGCCGCCCGGCCGCCGGACACAAGGACCGCGACAAGTTCATCTCCGGCAAGAACAAGCAGAACGCGGTCAAGACCATGGTCGTCACGGACGGGGACGGCCGCCTGCTCTTCTGCAGCCCGATCAAGCCCGGCAGCTGCGCAGACATTACCCACGCCCGCCAGTCAGGGCTGGTCAGGCTCCTGGCCGACGGACCCGCGGTGGAGATCCTCGCCGACGCTGGCTACCAGGGCCTGGGCGCCCAGACCGGCGGCCGGGTGATCACACCACCACACCGCAAGTTCAAGAAGAACGCCCCCGACTGGTACGAGGAGATGTACGAGCGCCAGCGCAAGGCGCACTCATCACGGCGTATCCGTGTCGAGCACGGCATCGCCCATCTCAAGAACTGGCGGGCCCTGGCCCGCCACCTCGGCCGCCGCGAGCACATGAGCGACACCGTCCAAGCCATCGCCGGCCTGCTGTCCCACCAGCAGACAGCGGACCTGAACCTGACACGACAGATGTGA